Below is a window of Humulus lupulus chromosome 9, drHumLupu1.1, whole genome shotgun sequence DNA.
gggaagatcctcgaacacctttttctccttggggtagctcaaaagatagtagaagccgtcccctccccgagctcgggagggattgcttttcagacagaagagatacaggatctcctttggtgacggtccttcccacttcaactcgtggtacaacgacttcagggcagacagaaccctgtaagaattagtgttgagctagaatggagccaacccaacaaagtttgtgaagtccttgaagaaagacttcaaaggcagtaacgctcctgccttcatatgctcctggctccaagccgcatacctcagcttgttattaggatttccatctcctggggcatGGCAGCTTCGCTCGTTGGAAGTAGGGGCTCAACACCTTAAGGAGCTTGACAGTCTAAGGCCGTGAAAGGCTAGGACATCGTTTATCTGACctgtcgaggtaaccgagctctagtagtgctcggcctcgaagaactccctccgtggctgcgaggtagaaggctcccccatcagtgagaattggagcTTTCCTGGGTTGTACGCGATGGTCACTTTTAACCTAGGGTTGAGGGGGATCGACTTGGGCCCTGAATCAGTTTCCAAATAAAAAGCCTCTCGAAggattctcctcttcttttctatgacctcgacgatttggcggcgatagtgagctcgggtttcttcctgttcgcgcgcgagatcgtattcacgaatcagacgttggttccgagcaaatagcgattctgggctcggagtttttggtgAATACGGAATTTCCAGCAGCGACCCCCactgtctttccagattctgtgacatctagcgagaaagaaaaaatggtgaaggccatgcatgcaaggattcaATAATTACGAGCTTGGCAAGACAAGCTTGGAGAGTGCTTGGGtacgaaacgagctcgatactGGAAACCTGATTAAgggtcagaacgtgtattctacgagaaaaaggaggggagTGGATCAAATTTTTGataatcccgaaatatcagggaaaaaggtgacggttattcagaaatggtagtcttgggtatcaaattgaaggagaggctgcaggtataaccctacggtctcgaacaagctggtggtcttttgtttctttggctgggagaacatgcaaaagcaaaaatctctctgggatggcttctggttttgtctcttttcttttttctttgatgagtgtaaaataagaggaagaagatgtccagggccttatatatagatagtaaaaagtggtaaaaagggattaatctgagctattggccagaatccttataaaatccgacggccagggacaaatgacaagatggcaccgaaaaggtggcaggcgaacgatcgtgggcggatttccaaggtactcgagtaccttggatgagcaatacccaactgacacgtgtccaccctcaagtatgtgtgacggtgcggttcccgaagaaagtagttcaaaagtttccttctcataggattcgaacaaatacttttgaaggggcaaaatgttacacccagatttcgagccttaagaattgtgatctcgaaagctggattcgtcaggaatgggctctgtaacgccccaactccagggaccgttacggtgtgccttgtaaacagtgctaaacttgttaatcgagttatttggccaaaattgtgtaactaagtatgattagcgatttagggattaaaaatttggttaagatgtaacgttttcTCGAGCTTTCGTGGGTTACAAGATCGAATAGCACATCCAGCTTACTCTATCGACAGTCCAGCCAGATGAAGGATCAAGGAAATCGGGATCCGCTTTCCTTTAAGGGGGTCTTGAATCTCATGTCATCAAAAGTAGGCAGGCTTTGAACAACCAGATAAGAATCAGTTCCACTTTCGTCCATCTCTCGCCCTGGATGCAAGCATTGATCTTGAATGGTGTAGTTATCATACCTCTTAGGAAAAAAAACCAGACCCAtcactagaacatttaatatatacattgggatcccgaaaatataaatttcagagtctattatagAAAATATTCACAATAGGccgggttcaaccctagttcctctttaaacctcgaccgtggcggatgagcagctgcatatgtacacatcatcacctaagctctccaactcaaggatggtccaacttccttttgcctttacctgcaccacatagcacccgtgagctgaagcccagcaagaaaacacagtataacatgatataatatcaacagtgattgtattgattattcaggaccaacatttcaacaaataggtgactaacacaagagtcacaaatgtggggacagcaccctttagccatgtgacgatagggtcaccagggcttaactggtaggttgtcttttcataagttcgatcaggataggtgcatggtgattggtcaccaatataaccttcctcccaactctagagtcgtaactatggacagcgtcccctagccatgtgacaaacagtcaccggggccatatgccctggctatgaacatctggtcctagaccaggcaagcgcttatagttttcattgaccttccggtcggtccagcattaataccccatatgagtcattcaatgccgacctcgattagatctaatcttcatttggcccggcgttcacaacgctctgccatttctgactcttgggtcagtgaaacatgaccagtgctcagcccgttgtgaacttaactaataagtcacagcttcatagacggatctgacaccattgccgattctgactaataagtcagcgccatacacaggtaagccatgccaccaaacatatatcacatgtccattatccataaacaaggcattcaacatgcttacttaacaggtactagtacaattaggaccatgcacaacacagaagctcaagctctgaacgatatcatacccaatatacaaagcatgttctaatcacatgtttctcgtgcatcacatgcatcatacttaacaatccaacatgcatcaataacagccatgcatgtcacgtttaataatcaaccaacatgcatcaagagtaaccatgcatgtcacatatacacagggtgcagttttcttacctcaaagtcgagctagaatgattaaaagaacgatccttgagaacgatcaacttttagtcccttagcggtcacctagtcataaccaaaatataggataccatcaataaaaatgatcaacaaaaggttcccaaaccaaaatctagcctctgagacatcaaacactactcaaccgggtagtaggttcgaccccgaggcctaaggcttgaattcacaagctaaaaacacaattatggccaaaaggccactaagggccgcggcccgccctagcCGCGCCGTGCCGCGccgcgcccctcaaacagaggcggccctCTTTGACAGACACCTTGGGCTGCGGTGCACCACAGCCATGCTGCGGCTCAATACCCAGATTTACCAAAAAGATAGCACGCACCAGCTCaacctcccctgcgttttcccttggaaccaagccttcaaaccagctccaaacctcctccaaacactcaattcaacctctacacatcacctataactcaccctcatcaaaacccaagctaaacttcaatcaaaacctccacTAATCCAAACTATCCTCAACACAAACATAAGCtgaaaaaataagagaaaaacagagtatggctcaaactcaggttcaattccttaccttaagctgatttgaatccttcccaatggctgaactcaatctataatccccaagctttggctccctagcttgcttcctcaatttgggctctcaaaattcaaaggaaagaatgaagggaaaacttgtacgggagagaaaggagaAGATGAGGCTGCTttgttctgttttccacagccttctaaacactcccaaaggctgatataaaacttaggggtgaaaagactattttgcccctaggtcaagtAAAGGctcctaaacactcccaagggtaaaaccgtccttctttgcttatctcgttaattataattaatgctctccaattcccgctattctcaatattctcaaataccaataaatcatatcccattacccttttaattctcggcaacgttctaatcattaaaatgaccccgagactcaccccgagccccgaacttaaacctgttatgactagaccgaacacttacatctcatgatcgtctcatgccaaatagctcgaaccaatccaccttataatgtggctatattaattaatcacaaccatgcacccaaaatacacaattacgcccacagcggccaaattaccaaaatatccttataattataaatacacccatatgcacgcatctaccatcatataataatataattcacataaacatgcacataatcattaaatatcataataaatcaattatggccctcccggcctcctaatcaaggtcctaaaccttattaggaaatttggggcattacaggctcgtaatgtctggaacacgtgtccgcCACCTAGGCACCGAACCTCCAAAGCAGgagcaacctcgaagatggtagcctcgaaatccttacaagctcgaaagacagacatcaaaGTATGTCTgttctcggatgacctcggatcaggggttccgagcctgacataagtatgagctcgaagccacatgatctcggggaaaagGCTACagctcgaaagtcattaagagacctgggtgggcacggcactgacgatgtagattgataattttgaatatcttagtgagtcattttggagagacgcagtctacattcattgttgtaaatcccctataataaatgggtatttattattcagttatacaacccctgatcttcaggggacgtttccttgtatataggagttacaggcttttaatgccattaaatttatttacatatacagaataatttcccgaaatgtgtgggatagtattctgaaatctcctctataaatagagaagtcatgcaccattgtaaatgaccgaatttttgtgatcttgagagaaactctggagaattcattcttgaagaatttccagaaatcatcttaagttctaataacaaagacttgtggactaggcagagttaactgctgaaccacgtaaaaaatcatgtttgtcttattgtatttttctggccataactatttattgttttcgtgctcctTATTCACTGTTGaggaaaaacggcgtcaacagagattatatattatatgtttaatataatattaatattatatatggattttaaatttaaatttgttgttttttttaaaagaagtttgtttctagttgataataaattatattatgttatatatttaatataatattattataatacgtgggatttaagtttaattaaattttatttaagttattaaacgtatagttgtattatttttaaataattgtcattgtaaaatatctcaaaaatattttattttaaattgtttaattatttatttatttaatatgatttaagtttaaatcatgtttataatttactgttaaatataaaaatattatgttatatataagaatattccgttaaagttaaagagaaaaaataaaaaactgttaaaaccaaatatttttattatctctatacttattatataaaagagatatacaATTAAAAAAACCATTCCACACCTACTAATTTATAATGAGTTATTATTCATTAGATTTCTTTTTGAAAAGCATTagatttttttattgatatcgtATATTATTAAATTTGGTTTGAGTTCaatatttttcattaatatataaaattaaaaaaatctttCCACACCTACTAAGTTATAATGAGTTATTATTCATTAGATTTCTTTCTGAAAAGCATTAGATTTTTTATTGATATCGTATATTTTTAAGACTAATGACAATATATGTAGAAATATATACTCTTCGTTTATTTTTGTATAATTTGGAAATCAGtgatttaattatttgttatatTAAATGTGTTAGGAGATGTGGGTTAACAAATAAactgttttaaaatatataatgatgTTCAAAGGGGGCTTAGGTGGTTAATCATATGAACTGAAGTAATCAACTCCTACAAATTAGGAAATAGAATTATGACATTTATTTGAAAATTAGCTAGTTtccttaaatttaaataattgtgATTGTAACAAATAGAGGACTACCCAAAATAAACTCATTTTCTTCATCATTCAATCTTTAAAAAAATACACAATCTATATTGTAATTTtgctaataaaaataataattaagatACATATAGTGATAAAAATATTTACTTATAAACAGAAAAATGATGTTCCACAACTTAACTCTATCTAAGTGTTTACATAGTTTCTTAATTTTGCAAAGTAACTATGTTTTGGGTTCAGGAATTTGTTACAAAGTAGAAGAAAATATTATTTTGcctttttgaaattaatattgcAACATGTCTATTATTCTAAAAtagtttttctttttaaatataaactCTCAAATCAATCTTTTAGGGGCCGTTTGGTACGAGGAGTTCACAGTTTTTATATTACTGGGAAAGTTGAAGAGGGTAATCTGATAGTCTGGAaacttacatcattgtgtttggttgtgcactgtAATCTTATTTATGATTCCTGATAATATCACTtcttgtgtttggttgtgcatatgAATAtgttaagttttcatattttcataaaattaatataataatatatttcatcaaaataatttataaacaattttactcatgaaatattttttaacagaagtaaaaaaatacatatattgaatactagaatcaagtatcatttttaaaattacaaaaatacccttattttatttttaataacatttcatttgttattttaaactaaagtaatgatataaatgCTTCACAagtcaatttctttaaataagtaaatattatttatcattttatagtttgatatatgtatatttgtttttatattataaacttcaaaaataaaataagtcattaactaaaaaattattggtttaagattttttaaaaaaaataataacaataattttgaagtgtttcatATTCCTGGGTATCTGAAAACCACTTGTCAGATGAGTTTCACTTGAACATAAAATTAGGACAAGTTAAAACTCCTGGAGTACAGATTCACAAgttagaaaaactcaaacccaGTACCAAACATGAGAAAGTTTTCAGATTCTCATTTTCGTGTCCAGATTTCTGTATACCAAACGATCCCTTAGGGATTTATATATTCCAGTAAGTAATGGCCGGCTACAATTACTACATTGTAGTCACCATAAGATAAGTGGAGGGTGCTTAGAGATACACTATTTATAAACAagaatcatattattattattattattattgttaatgGTAATTATGATTGCTTTGGTTGAGTGTTTGAAAGAAGGTTTTTGATGCTTCATAAGTAGACCAGCAAATAGCAGCAGCTGGTGCATGGAATAGCATTCTTGGGATCCAACCTCTCATTAATCCTTGCTTTCCTTCCTTTACCACTATACTTTTAATTACTTCTCCAATTGAGCTACTAGAATATCTATCACAACCACAAACACCCTGAAAAAAACATTATTAAAAATTTCATAAATAAACAAGGAAATCCATCCAATTCAACTccaaatttaacaaaaatacacACTAATACAAATATATTAATGCAAAACAATAgtactctttgattaaataaagaaaaaataccaATATTTATAAGTAAAGCACATTATAATAATAGTTTGCTTCAAAAACTTTGACAATTAAGAAACTTATCCTTACTAACGTGATAGAAAATTATAATCCATTCAATTCAGCTAAAGTTATCATGCATgaaactatatatttttattacgAATACACATAAATTTGTAATTGGCTAGTTAAAAGGATAAcaacaaatgattttattttaattagagAATTTATCCAAGGTTAATTTAACAAGAACTTTCCATTTTAAATTAGAAGTGAAAAAGACAAAAATGGTCTTCATGAAATTCTAAATCTTGTATCTAAAATTTATCAAAAttctatacataaaaaaaatcttcaaaccacataaaaaaatatagtatattttatttgatgaaaAATTACAAGCACCACcacaaaaaaaattatgtatttatatattgattatacATATATTAATCTAAAATTTAGATTTCAATTTAAATTATGAGAAaactattttttgttttcttcATTTAACTTCCAAAAAGAGAGCAAGTTTTTTTCGTTATACCTTCTTAACtttcattttcaaaattattattatttaattacaaagaaaataataataatagtaataactttattaaaaaaaatgatgacAACAAATTTGCACACAAAATCTACAAGTATTTGTCGTATCAGAGTTTACCTGACACTGCAACTGAGTCTTCACAACATCAAGCGGCGTCGTCACAGCGGCAGCCAAAGCTCCGGCAACGGCCCCAGCCGTGGCGTGAACCACCAACCTCTCGTCTGAGGCACTCTCCGGCGAAACCTCCGTCAACCCTCTCTTGGCCGCCTCGTAAGTGGCAAAATGAACCGCCGTGAACGGCGCATTCATCACAACCGTCGTCCGATACGAGGCATAGAACGCCCCAAATCCCTCTTCCATCAAAACCCTCCTCACACAATCCCCCAAGCCCTTGTACGGACTACTCTTCAACTGCAGCCTCTGCTTCACCACATCCATGGGTGTTATCACGGCGTCGCTCGCCACTGTAGCAAAGACCCCAGCCGCCGCATGAGC
It encodes the following:
- the LOC133800919 gene encoding uncharacterized protein LOC133800919 — protein: MATEASQTHPFRSVPRTTEFQPNPISVSPPTISATHDGLEFWQFMVAGSIAGSVEHTAMFPVDTLKTRMQALSGSVSVRPIGVRQALGSILKLEGPSVLYRGIGAMGLGAGPAHAVYFSVYEHFKELFSREKPNNPVAHAAAGVFATVASDAVITPMDVVKQRLQLKSSPYKGLGDCVRRVLMEEGFGAFYASYRTTVVMNAPFTAVHFATYEAAKRGLTEVSPESASDERLVVHATAGAVAGALAAAVTTPLDVVKTQLQCQGVCGCDRYSSSSIGEVIKSIVVKEGKQGLMRGWIPRMLFHAPAAAICWSTYEASKTFFQTLNQSNHNYH